The Oncorhynchus kisutch isolate 150728-3 unplaced genomic scaffold, Okis_V2 Okis07a-Okis12b_hom, whole genome shotgun sequence genome includes a region encoding these proteins:
- the LOC116360194 gene encoding ubiquitin carboxyl-terminal hydrolase 37 — translation MPQRPVSATRSMTLPRASSATRSMTLPRASSATRGSEETQGARGERGELVNMELLGLPNIGNTCFLNATLQCLLVLPSFSKEILHQEQLWSSSPFSNLLRCLSDVHRSGLPDSVANQASKADLMWKVKYSLSGYDLKYLGDTQQDAHELLVNMLCQLKEEGMILKTLGMNYTCPVSQLEFQLVSVRTCTSCGRESSTREDYNHLSLDFSPERTLLSSLALTFKSEQVEFTCEGCKGLHASKVEQFHSLPLVLVLHLKRFGGPGGLEKLEAPLLFPSELRLSTLCGDMVPHLHSASPQALTNQAPSIQGSIPQTLASQVSSPPGEAKDSALCCSEAEASTVSEWLLPADWRSLSFGRLRKLRALH, via the exons ATGCCCCAGAGACCAGTCTCAGCCACCAGAAGCATGACTCTTCCCAGGGCCAGCTCAGCCACCAGAAGCATGACTCTTCCCAGGGCCAGCTCAGCCACCAGAGGGTCAGAAGAGACCCAGGGGGCCAGAGGAGAACGGGGGGAACTGGTCAACATGGAACTTCTTGG GTTGCCTAACATTGGCAACACTTGCTTCCTTAACGCCACCCTGCAGTGCCTCCTGGTCCTGCCTTCCTTCTCAAAGGAAATCCTGCACCAGGAACAACTCTGgagctcctcccccttctccaacCTGCTCAG GTGTCTGTCTGATGTGCACCGTTCGGGTTTACCTGACAGTGTGGCAAACCAGGCCTCAAAAGCCGATCTCATGTGGAAGGTCAAGTACTCCTTGTCGGGATACGATTTGAAGTATCTGGGGGACACGCAACAG GACGCACATGAGTTACTTGTCAATATGCTGTGCCAGCTGAAGGAGGAGGGCATGATTCTGAAGACACTCGGGATGAACTATACCTGCCCTGTTTCCCAGCTGGAGTTCCAGCTTGTGTCGGTGCGCACATGTACCAG CTGTGGGCGCGAGTCGTCTACCAGAGAGGACTACAACCACCTCTCATTGGACTTCAGCCCTGAGCGCACCTTGCTGAGCAGCCTAGCACTCACTTTCAAA AGTGAACAGGTTGAATTCACTTGTGAGGGCTGTAAAGGCCTCCACGCCTCAAAGGTGGAGCAGTTCCACTCACTGCCTCT TGTGCTGGTTCTGCATCTGAAGAGGTTTGGAGGACCTGGGGGGTTGGAGAAGCTGGAGGCTCCTCTTTTGTTTCCTTCGGAGCTGAGGCTCTCCACCCTCTGTGGGGACATGGTgccacacctgcacagtgccagCCCACAGGCCCTCACCAACCAGGCCCCCAGCATCCAGGGGTCCATCCCCCAGACCCTCGCCAGCCAAGTCTCCAGCCCACCTGGAGAGGCCAAAGACAGTGCCCTCTGCTGTTCAG AAGCAGAAGCCAGTACAGTCAGTGAATGGTTATTACCAGCTGACTGGCGTAGTCTCTCATTTGGGAGGCTCCGCAAACTCCG GGCACTACATTAG
- the LOC109876369 gene encoding proline-, glutamic acid- and leucine-rich protein 1 has product MDPEKTLTFCLGLKAEAMTISLQGPGGPAATTTVSPKGSDMGTINKGVKDQADSGSQPMLSHKYCPGVNNNPGYLCETGHCCGETGCCTYYYELWWFWLLWTIVILFSCCCAYRHRRAKLRVQQQQRQREINLIAYHGACNYPASMLDLSFLASFKLPSYEEVAAQPPSPPPSYSSVFALQGAMGGATAYTATPYGSAYPHHHQQQPLGPPSYLVSSRAGPSGTGGGLTSSQSSDNYTSCSCESCSLLTSPSSTSFSVQVTYETDNTSHASTPGSEVGGGGREVLRGFPREGSSLEGVVSARSPLSPGGYPAPPPELLPTPSPTTSSPLPHTLPPPKLSSPSPLPPPHHLPLPPLILMDPLAVLADERGVEGGLSEGGVTERQSPSILSPPKPTQSPPKHALFSTNVDFFEPVEKEKREEEEEEEEDEDHFRHRRLTGDSGIEVCRCQVKSEEEDVEKKVEEDQVVGGDGEEGADFLHDSVDCSLRAQQVAQCGHASSAIPRGGDAIITVESS; this is encoded by the exons aTGACCATCTCCCTGCAGGGGCCGGGAGGACCAGCAGCTACG ACGACTGTGTCTCCAAAGGGTTCAGACATGGGAACCATCAACAAG GGGGTGAAGGACCAAGCTGACTCAGGCAGCCAGCCCATGCTCAGTCATAAGTACTGCCCTGGTGTCAACAACAACCCAGGCTACCTGTGTGAGACCGGCCACTGCTGTGGGGAAACAGGATGCTGCACCTACTACTACGAGCTGTGGT GGTTCTGGCTGCTGTGGACCATCGTGATTCTGTTCAGCTGTTGCTGTGCCTACCGCCACCGGCGGGCCAAGCTGCGTgtccagcagcagcagagacagagggagatcaaCCTGATCGCCTACCACGGAGCCTGCAACTACCCTGCGTCCATGTTGGACCTCA GTTTCCTGGCCTCCTTCAAGCTGCCGTCCTATGAGGAGGTGGCAGCCCagcccccctcaccccctccatCCTACAGCTCCGTCTTTGCTCTGCAGGGGGCGATGGGGGGCGCCACCGCTTACACAGCCACCCCTTACGGTTCAGCCTACCCCCATCACCACCAGCAACAACCCCTCGGCCCTCCCTCCTACTTGGTTAGCTCCAGGGCGGGCCCCAGCGGTACCGGTGGTGGCCTGACCTCATCTCAGAGTTCAGACAACTACACCAGCTGCTCCTGCGAGTCCTgctccctcctcacctccccaTCCAGCACCTCCTTCTCTGTCCAGGTGACCTACGAGACGGATAATACCAGCCATGCCTCCACGCCCGGTAGcgaggttggaggaggagggagggaggtcctGAGAGGCTTCCCCAGGGAGGGTTCATCGCTGGAGGGAGTTGTGTCTGCCAGGTCCCCTTTGTCTCCAGGAGGATATCCAGCTCCTCCACCTGAACTTCTACCTACACCTTCTCCCACAacgtcttctcctctccctcacactctcccccctcccaaactatcttctccctctccacttcctcctccacaTCATCTGCCACTCCCTCCACTCATCCTTATGGACCCCCTGGCTGTGCTGGCTGacgagagaggggtagagggcgGCCTGAGTGAGGGTggggtcacagagagacagagcccttccatcctctctccccccaaGCCCACCCAGTCTCCCCCCAAACACGCCCTCTTCTCCACCAACGTGGACTTCTTCGAGCCcgtggagaaagagaagagagaggaagaggaggaggaagaggaggatgaggatcaTTTCCGTCACCGCCGGCTCACAGGCGACTCCGGCATCGAAGTGTGCCGCTGCCAAGTGAAGAGCGAGGAAGAGGATGTGGAGAAGAAGGTGGAAGAAGATCAAGTtgtaggaggggatggagaggagggggcgGATttcctccatgacagtgtggaCTGTTCCCTCCGAGCGCAGCAGGTCGCCCAGTGTGGCCACGCCTCCTCGGCCATCCCCAGGGGCGGGGACGCCATCATCACCGTGGAGTCGTCATGA